Proteins encoded within one genomic window of Bacillus sp. F19:
- a CDS encoding GH92 family glycosyl hydrolase, which translates to MGKKLLSMFMIVLILLTMMEPLSSDSVMAVSESHPQESKTTNVALNAKATASGQCNEYENPSFAVDGRTDTKWCDNSGTPQKWLELDLGKEYNINQWVVQNACIGESKNCPYWNTNSFRLQMSEDGKTWEDIDVVKDNYQTIVDRYVPTFKARYIRLYLDRPSTQDSNARIYELELYGTDVEQTPVYPEINKKPVDYVDPFINTLGDNGQTNPGPTTPFGLVSLGPDSDGGAFSGYYYQDKYLKGFSHLRFSGVGCSGAGGNILMKPGIGSFTNDSKKYKEKYDKNSEEASPGYYKVKLESDIEVELTASKRVGFHKYKFPKSQDGYVLIDLANSYAGMLDASLKVENNNEISGYITGKNVCGHGYYKMYYSIQFDQDFDSYQSWSGDAVGDDESRSGTKIGVFAKFDTNKNQEIKAKVGLSPISVEEAKYERDHDIPNWNFDQQRSKTRKIWSKLLNKVEITDNDEENKTIFYTQLYHSFLHPNNVTSSKGEFRAARDENTIRSTSEFGKDFEYYSGWTTWDDFRKYSLYSILAPQEFDNIVKSMVDVYKTRGSYVQWGQGYWPSPTVRNEFNGAVILDAYTKGFDDFDAYTALQGMAVDTDHYVPNKVSGALEKAYSAYYPMKLASLLGDKATYLKYREIALSYQDLWNPTQKDDQQNVRGFFTPNAETVASVSKINEFAYQGNLWHYRWFVPHDVQGLAKLRGSSEKLADDLEYFFEIDEYMAINEPDIQAPYMFNYLGKPYLTQKYVREYTTEVVTQKYHNHGLYALPIKSRVYRADPEGYLPSMDDDAGAMSSWFVYSAMGLFPGNPGDPYYMIGSPIFSEMTLHLEKGKSFTIKANDVSSKNRYIQEAKLNGKSFDQAWISYEDIMKGGKLEFQMGSTPNKEWGADPSKTPPATDFTKEVDLKLNSITAPADITGLTTGTAKTADALGLPKTVDLVTDSGSLNGVAKVTWNVDASDYDPTVKTVQTFTVNGTVILPNGVENPNNVPLTTSIKVTVNVNKIPQSQMTATATSQETIGENNSASMAIDGNSQTFWHTKWDKSDVLPQSITLNLGGTYAIDKVAYLPRPSGSNGNITGYNVYVSTDGVTFTKVASGTWANDNAEKVATFDPTEASYVKLEATAGTGGFASAAEISVLETVTVKN; encoded by the coding sequence ATGGGAAAAAAGCTTTTATCCATGTTTATGATCGTATTGATTCTATTGACTATGATGGAACCATTATCGTCGGACTCCGTTATGGCAGTATCCGAATCCCATCCGCAGGAATCAAAGACAACGAATGTGGCTTTGAATGCGAAGGCGACAGCCAGCGGTCAATGTAATGAATATGAAAACCCTAGTTTTGCCGTGGATGGCAGAACCGATACGAAGTGGTGTGACAATTCTGGTACTCCTCAGAAATGGCTAGAGTTGGATTTGGGCAAAGAATACAACATTAACCAATGGGTTGTACAAAATGCTTGTATTGGTGAATCAAAAAATTGTCCTTACTGGAATACCAATTCATTTCGTTTGCAGATGAGTGAAGACGGAAAGACCTGGGAAGATATCGATGTTGTAAAGGATAACTATCAGACAATCGTTGACAGATACGTCCCTACGTTTAAAGCTCGTTATATTAGGCTCTATCTAGATAGACCTTCCACTCAAGACTCAAACGCTAGGATTTACGAGTTAGAATTGTATGGCACAGATGTAGAACAAACGCCTGTTTATCCGGAGATTAACAAAAAACCTGTAGATTATGTCGATCCATTTATCAACACATTAGGCGATAATGGCCAGACGAATCCTGGTCCAACAACGCCGTTCGGTCTAGTATCATTGGGACCGGATTCCGATGGTGGGGCATTTAGTGGATATTATTATCAAGATAAATATCTGAAAGGGTTTTCACACCTTCGATTCAGCGGTGTCGGCTGCAGCGGTGCAGGTGGAAATATCTTGATGAAGCCTGGGATCGGTTCGTTTACGAATGACAGCAAAAAATATAAAGAGAAGTACGACAAAAACAGTGAGGAAGCATCACCTGGCTATTATAAAGTGAAACTTGAATCCGACATTGAAGTGGAACTGACTGCTTCGAAGCGTGTAGGATTCCATAAATATAAGTTTCCTAAATCACAAGATGGGTATGTGCTAATTGATCTAGCAAACTCATATGCAGGGATGCTAGATGCTAGTCTTAAGGTTGAAAATAACAATGAAATATCAGGCTATATTACAGGAAAAAATGTATGTGGTCATGGCTACTATAAAATGTATTATTCTATTCAGTTTGATCAAGATTTCGACTCCTATCAGTCTTGGTCTGGCGATGCTGTCGGAGACGATGAGAGTCGCAGCGGCACAAAGATTGGGGTATTTGCAAAATTTGACACAAACAAAAATCAGGAGATAAAAGCAAAAGTTGGTCTTTCTCCAATTAGTGTAGAAGAGGCAAAATATGAAAGAGATCATGATATTCCGAATTGGAATTTTGACCAGCAACGGAGCAAAACGAGAAAAATTTGGAGTAAGCTTCTAAACAAGGTGGAAATCACCGACAACGATGAGGAAAACAAGACGATTTTCTATACGCAGCTGTATCACTCCTTCCTTCACCCAAATAATGTCACAAGCTCAAAAGGCGAGTTCCGAGCGGCAAGGGATGAGAATACGATTCGCAGCACCTCTGAGTTTGGCAAGGACTTTGAATATTACTCAGGCTGGACGACATGGGATGATTTTAGGAAATACTCCTTGTATTCAATACTTGCTCCTCAGGAGTTTGATAATATTGTGAAATCTATGGTGGATGTATATAAGACTAGGGGCTCCTATGTCCAGTGGGGGCAAGGGTACTGGCCAAGTCCGACTGTACGGAATGAATTTAACGGTGCGGTAATCCTTGATGCTTATACAAAAGGATTTGATGATTTCGACGCGTATACGGCTCTTCAAGGGATGGCTGTCGATACAGATCATTATGTTCCTAATAAAGTATCCGGAGCACTAGAGAAAGCATACAGTGCTTATTACCCGATGAAGCTAGCTTCTCTTCTTGGAGACAAGGCAACCTATTTGAAATACCGGGAAATTGCGTTGTCTTATCAGGATCTCTGGAACCCAACACAGAAGGATGACCAACAAAATGTACGAGGATTTTTTACGCCGAATGCAGAAACAGTTGCAAGCGTTTCAAAGATCAATGAATTTGCTTATCAAGGAAATCTGTGGCATTACCGATGGTTCGTTCCGCATGATGTCCAAGGTCTGGCCAAACTAAGGGGGAGCTCTGAAAAGTTAGCTGATGACCTAGAGTATTTCTTTGAAATTGATGAATATATGGCAATCAACGAACCGGATATTCAAGCGCCGTATATGTTTAATTATTTGGGCAAGCCTTATTTAACCCAGAAATATGTGAGAGAATACACGACGGAAGTAGTTACACAAAAGTACCATAACCATGGATTGTATGCTTTGCCGATCAAATCACGTGTATACCGTGCTGATCCAGAGGGGTATTTGCCTTCGATGGATGATGATGCCGGGGCAATGTCTTCCTGGTTCGTGTATAGCGCAATGGGGTTATTCCCTGGAAATCCCGGAGACCCTTACTATATGATCGGTTCGCCTATCTTCTCTGAAATGACATTGCATCTTGAGAAAGGGAAGTCATTTACGATAAAGGCAAACGATGTATCTAGTAAAAATCGCTATATTCAAGAGGCGAAGCTGAACGGGAAAAGCTTTGATCAGGCATGGATCAGCTACGAGGATATTATGAAAGGCGGAAAACTAGAATTCCAAATGGGCTCAACCCCGAACAAAGAATGGGGAGCTGATCCAAGTAAAACTCCTCCTGCTACGGATTTCACAAAAGAGGTCGATCTTAAATTAAACAGCATCACTGCGCCTGCTGACATAACAGGGTTGACAACCGGAACGGCGAAGACAGCGGACGCCCTTGGATTGCCAAAGACAGTAGACTTGGTTACCGATTCAGGCAGCTTGAATGGGGTGGCCAAGGTGACATGGAATGTAGATGCTTCAGACTATGATCCTACGGTAAAGACTGTACAGACCTTTACTGTAAATGGAACTGTAATTTTGCCAAATGGGGTGGAAAATCCCAATAACGTCCCTTTGACAACAAGCATTAAAGTAACGGTTAATGTTAATAAGATCCCTCAGTCTCAAATGACGGCAACGGCGACAAGTCAGGAAACGATTGGTGAAAATAATTCAGCATCCATGGCGATTGACGGAAATTCACAAACTTTTTGGCATACAAAGTGGGATAAATCTGATGTTCTCCCCCAATCGATCACCTTAAATCTTGGAGGAACTTACGCAATCGATAAGGTCGCGTATTTACCAAGGCCATCAGGCAGCAACGGAAATATTACAGGATATAACGTTTATGTAAGTACAGATGGAGTGACCTTTACTAAAGTTGCAAGCGGAACTTGGGCAAACGACAATGCGGAGAAAGTAGCAACTTTTGATCCGACAGAAGCATCGTATGTCAAGCTCGAAGCAACGGCGGGTACTGGCGGCTTTGCATCGGCCGCGGAGATTAGCGTCCTTGAAACAGTAACTGTAAAGAATTAG
- a CDS encoding endonuclease/exonuclease/phosphatase family protein: MRKVSFMLAVMVLVVSLSSLVGNAFAEEQEFPRGKSVNVNVMSYNIHHGEGVDGVLDLERIASIIEEGEADIVGLQEVDNHFSDRSDFQDQAKWLANRLGMFYTYAANLDYEPLNEGEPRRQYGTAILSKYPILKSENHLLPKIGNTEQRGLSEVTINVKGNHLHAYNTHLSHLTSAERQIQMEEVIQITGESKGPKVIMGDLNATPESNEMKLMYSNYIDAFANQNEAYTFPAENPTKRIDYIFTSNNIETNGARVIDTLASDHLPLMTTIVLDRAEPFNNGEK; this comes from the coding sequence ATGAGAAAGGTATCGTTCATGTTGGCTGTTATGGTTTTAGTTGTGTCACTATCATCTTTAGTCGGGAATGCTTTTGCCGAAGAGCAGGAATTCCCGCGCGGAAAATCGGTTAATGTCAATGTTATGTCTTATAATATTCATCACGGCGAAGGGGTAGACGGCGTTTTGGATTTGGAACGAATTGCAAGTATCATTGAAGAGGGGGAAGCCGATATTGTTGGTCTGCAGGAAGTGGACAACCATTTTTCCGATCGCAGTGACTTTCAAGATCAGGCAAAATGGCTGGCAAACCGGCTTGGAATGTTTTATACATATGCCGCAAACCTTGACTACGAACCGTTAAATGAAGGTGAGCCACGTCGCCAGTATGGGACAGCCATTTTAAGCAAGTACCCAATTTTAAAATCTGAAAATCACCTGCTGCCTAAAATTGGAAATACAGAACAGCGAGGACTGTCGGAAGTGACCATCAACGTGAAAGGGAATCACCTTCATGCTTATAACACACATCTATCACATCTGACTTCAGCTGAACGTCAAATCCAAATGGAGGAAGTTATCCAGATTACTGGTGAATCAAAAGGGCCAAAAGTTATTATGGGTGATTTGAATGCGACACCTGAAAGTAACGAAATGAAGCTAATGTATTCCAATTATATTGATGCATTTGCAAATCAAAATGAGGCATACACTTTTCCTGCGGAAAACCCAACAAAAAGAATCGATTATATTTTTACCTCAAATAATATTGAAACAAATGGTGCCCGGGTGATTGACACTCTTGCATCAGATCATCTTCCATTGATGACTACGATTGTGCTGGATCGGGCTGAGCCTTTTAATAATGGAGAAAAGTAA
- a CDS encoding IS4 family transposase gives MNLSILDELQLIAEELQRHMSPHVLEHLAKEKGFVQRKSKYQAQELVALCVWLSQQVASTSLTQLCSCLEVSTGVLISPEGLNQRFNVSAVQFFEQVLANLLTQRIHSTQEMIHQYTAIFKCIRILDSTTFQLPDKFSSHYQGSGGSSHTAGVKIQLEYDLLSGKFLHVYVGEGRENDKTFGSTSLQTIQPKDLYIRDLGYFDLHDLQKIHDKGAYYVSRLKLNSRIYRKNDEPEYFRNGTVKKGTLYIPLDMEELMDQLHPGQTMEISEAYIGQYQKLPARVIVHRLTKEQTEKRLKEQAKREKKKGITYKERSKRLSGINVYITNLSAENVPTEHVHDLYSLRWQIEILFKTWKSFFQIDKCKEIKKKRLECHLYGKLISILLCSSTMFKMRQLLLDKKKKELSEYKSIYMIKNYYLLFYEGLQKDIHELLKVLLRLFYLLEKNGQKSHRYEKKTVFDILGVVYNCTLAQSFKVA, from the coding sequence ATGAATCTTTCGATTCTTGATGAACTTCAGCTGATTGCTGAAGAATTACAACGACATATGTCTCCTCATGTTCTAGAACACCTAGCCAAAGAAAAAGGATTCGTTCAGCGAAAGAGTAAATATCAAGCACAGGAGTTAGTTGCTTTATGTGTATGGCTTAGTCAACAGGTCGCAAGTACATCACTCACACAATTATGTAGCTGTCTTGAAGTATCTACAGGTGTTCTTATCAGTCCTGAAGGACTTAATCAACGATTTAATGTTTCCGCAGTACAGTTTTTTGAACAAGTTCTAGCTAACCTTCTAACTCAAAGAATCCATTCAACACAAGAAATGATTCATCAATATACTGCGATATTTAAGTGTATTCGGATTCTAGACTCTACAACATTTCAGCTTCCAGATAAGTTTTCTTCACATTATCAAGGTTCAGGTGGAAGTAGCCATACGGCAGGAGTTAAAATTCAATTGGAGTATGACCTATTGAGTGGAAAGTTCCTGCACGTTTATGTAGGAGAAGGAAGAGAAAATGATAAAACCTTTGGTTCAACAAGCCTACAAACCATTCAACCAAAAGACTTGTACATAAGAGATTTAGGCTATTTCGACTTACATGACTTACAGAAGATCCATGATAAAGGAGCTTACTATGTCTCACGTTTGAAATTAAATTCTCGAATCTATCGTAAGAATGATGAACCAGAGTATTTTCGAAATGGGACCGTGAAGAAAGGAACACTCTATATTCCATTGGACATGGAAGAACTCATGGATCAATTACATCCTGGTCAAACAATGGAAATTTCAGAAGCATACATTGGACAGTATCAAAAATTACCAGCTCGTGTTATTGTTCACAGATTAACAAAGGAACAAACAGAGAAAAGATTGAAAGAACAAGCCAAAAGAGAAAAAAAGAAAGGTATTACCTACAAAGAACGGAGTAAACGGTTAAGTGGAATAAACGTATATATTACAAATCTTTCTGCAGAAAACGTTCCAACGGAACATGTCCATGACCTCTATTCATTACGTTGGCAAATTGAAATTTTATTTAAAACATGGAAATCTTTCTTTCAAATTGACAAGTGCAAAGAAATCAAGAAAAAACGCTTAGAATGCCATTTATATGGAAAACTCATTAGTATTTTACTCTGTTCATCAACGATGTTTAAAATGCGTCAGTTACTCTTGGATAAGAAAAAGAAAGAGTTAAGTGAATATAAATCCATCTATATGATAAAGAATTATTATCTGTTGTTTTATGAAGGATTACAAAAGGACATCCATGAATTATTAAAAGTTTTGCTGCGTTTGTTTTATCTTTTAGAGAAAAATGGGCAAAAATCTCATCGGTACGAAAAGAAAACAGTCTTTGATATCTTAGGCGTTGTGTATAATTGTACGTTAGCTCAAAGTTTCAAAGTAGCATAA
- a CDS encoding GNAT family N-acetyltransferase: MKLLGQQIYLRLYKTSDASELANLHTRNREFFQRVSPLLPEAFYTEEHQKIRIEQVLKKTDEGQVYAFGIFLKATDKLIGDISLTQIVRGNVQSCYTGFTLDKEYNAKGYTTEALQLVVDFAFRELKLHRIEAGAMPDNIASIRVLEKVGFKKEGIAKENVKINGKWTDHQVLAIINSLDV; the protein is encoded by the coding sequence ATGAAGCTACTAGGACAACAAATTTATCTTCGACTTTACAAAACTTCTGATGCCAGCGAGTTAGCTAACTTACATACTAGAAATCGTGAATTTTTTCAACGAGTTTCCCCATTACTCCCAGAAGCCTTTTATACAGAAGAACATCAAAAAATACGCATTGAACAGGTATTAAAAAAGACAGATGAAGGGCAAGTATATGCTTTTGGAATCTTTTTAAAAGCAACTGATAAACTTATCGGAGACATTTCATTAACTCAAATTGTTAGGGGAAACGTCCAAAGCTGTTATACGGGATTTACTTTAGATAAGGAGTATAATGCAAAGGGCTATACAACAGAAGCTCTTCAACTTGTTGTAGACTTTGCTTTTAGAGAATTAAAACTACATAGAATTGAAGCAGGAGCTATGCCTGACAATATAGCATCTATTCGTGTATTAGAAAAAGTAGGGTTTAAAAAAGAAGGTATAGCTAAAGAAAATGTAAAGATTAATGGCAAATGGACAGATCATCAAGTATTAGCTATCATCAACAGCTTGGATGTGTAA
- a CDS encoding LuxR C-terminal-related transcriptional regulator, which produces MLSTAIKKQIQSIESARSLDEKQILAVRGFMDLFQFSRVGLYFYSTLSKIGEGILRIDKHGVSSLREWREDVRNMPPIYSAIQERKPKHVDSQLIHQLPKKYTNGMKTEILVVPLSHGSHVVGYACMGSTDSFTVRDILLHSLDIYGQHLGQVFGDDDYSRDPKRLSKREIEVLQKMSWGESTKEMAVSLGISEFTVQDYVRTAIRKLGGLNRVQGVAEALRRGIIQ; this is translated from the coding sequence ATGCTTAGTACAGCCATAAAAAAGCAAATTCAATCCATTGAGTCAGCTCGTTCCCTTGATGAAAAGCAAATCCTTGCCGTTCGGGGATTTATGGATCTTTTCCAATTTTCTCGTGTGGGTCTCTATTTCTATTCGACTTTAAGCAAAATCGGTGAAGGTATTTTGCGAATCGATAAACATGGGGTATCTTCCTTAAGGGAATGGCGAGAAGATGTTAGAAACATGCCGCCCATCTATTCGGCCATTCAAGAGAGAAAGCCAAAACATGTGGATTCTCAATTAATTCACCAATTACCGAAAAAATACACCAATGGTATGAAAACTGAAATTCTAGTAGTTCCCCTTAGCCATGGCTCACACGTAGTTGGCTATGCCTGTATGGGGAGTACCGATTCCTTTACCGTTAGAGATATCCTTCTTCACTCTCTAGATATATATGGGCAACATTTAGGACAAGTATTTGGAGATGATGACTACTCCCGAGACCCCAAAAGACTTAGCAAGCGGGAAATTGAAGTATTGCAGAAAATGTCTTGGGGAGAAAGCACGAAGGAAATGGCTGTATCCCTTGGGATTAGCGAATTTACCGTCCAGGATTATGTCCGAACCGCCATTCGAAAACTCGGGGGACTCAATCGAGTGCAGGGAGTGGCCGAAGCTTTGCGGAGAGGGATCATACAATAA
- a CDS encoding iron-containing alcohol dehydrogenase: MISSFSEFHLRTSIFSGAGSRSLLPQMIQGLGGKRAILFTDKGLIQAGVAAQIIGLFKRIQENVEIVGVFDEIEQDTKAENVTKAVRFFKKHQADALIALGGGSVLDAVKGIKWMLHKGYDDTEEVLHTSIREFPPVAQPMGIPHVAIPTTAGTGAEVSPMAVIFNEKLGLKVVLRTPFLNADMAILDPELTVGLPPKITAFTGFDALTHAVEGYFSTTATPFTDSYALHSIQLIVENLPIAVKEGSNLEARANMLIASAMAITAFGFGNNGVPVHNMAHIFGAKFRIPHGLANSVLLPNMMAALPSLYLPKIKRFAEALGIVKPSSNPQECLTEVIGLIRDLRHQIGLPDTFAEFTIDPDLLQSIVVEVQSDPASARFLIPADVITKVTDEVSGLASGKANS; the protein is encoded by the coding sequence ATGATTAGTTCTTTTTCTGAATTTCATTTAAGAACATCCATATTCAGCGGAGCGGGGTCAAGAAGCTTACTTCCGCAGATGATTCAAGGGTTAGGCGGAAAGCGGGCCATCCTGTTTACGGATAAGGGATTAATCCAGGCAGGCGTTGCTGCCCAAATCATTGGACTGTTTAAAAGAATACAGGAGAACGTAGAGATTGTTGGTGTCTTTGATGAGATCGAACAGGATACCAAAGCGGAAAATGTCACCAAGGCTGTCCGGTTTTTCAAAAAGCATCAGGCGGACGCTTTGATTGCTCTTGGAGGTGGAAGTGTTCTCGATGCTGTAAAGGGCATCAAGTGGATGCTGCACAAAGGGTATGACGATACGGAGGAAGTTCTCCATACCAGTATCAGAGAATTTCCGCCGGTAGCCCAACCAATGGGCATCCCGCATGTGGCGATTCCTACCACAGCGGGAACGGGTGCAGAAGTATCGCCGATGGCTGTCATTTTTAATGAAAAACTCGGCTTGAAAGTAGTGCTTAGGACTCCGTTTCTCAATGCCGACATGGCTATCTTGGATCCCGAGTTGACAGTTGGATTGCCGCCGAAGATAACGGCCTTTACGGGATTTGATGCCTTGACGCATGCGGTAGAAGGTTATTTCTCAACAACAGCCACCCCGTTTACGGATTCTTATGCTCTGCATTCAATCCAGTTGATTGTAGAGAATCTGCCGATCGCAGTTAAGGAGGGATCTAATCTGGAAGCCAGGGCCAACATGCTGATTGCAAGTGCGATGGCAATTACTGCATTCGGCTTTGGTAACAATGGAGTTCCGGTGCATAACATGGCTCATATATTTGGGGCCAAGTTTAGAATTCCGCACGGCCTGGCCAATTCAGTGCTCCTGCCGAACATGATGGCTGCCCTGCCTTCCTTATATTTGCCGAAGATTAAGCGGTTTGCCGAAGCACTGGGAATTGTAAAACCGTCTTCTAATCCTCAAGAGTGCTTGACGGAGGTGATCGGATTAATCCGTGATCTGCGGCACCAAATCGGGCTGCCTGATACCTTTGCTGAATTTACCATCGACCCGGATTTACTTCAAAGCATTGTGGTTGAAGTGCAAAGTGATCCCGCCTCCGCTCGGTTTCTCATCCCGGCTGATGTGATCACCAAAGTGACGGACGAAGTTTCCGGACTTGCTTCAGGAAAGGCTAACTCATAA
- a CDS encoding alpha/beta hydrolase — MLDPQAKAFLDLLGEREPTSALTPGQNRVRAAELRRLAGPAEPVAKVEEYLIPVKNGEIKVRVYTPEGEGLFPIFIYLHGGGWVFGDLDNADSPCRSLANQAECIVVSVDYRLSPEYKFPTPLEDCYAAARWVADHAREWNGDPTRIAIGGDSAGGNLAASVSLKTKDQEGLTFVAQILIYPVTDFSFSTSSYETNGEGYFLTRDSMEWFIRQYLNEEEDKLNFYAAPLQAEDLSKLPPALVITAEYDPLRDEGLAYANRLRQASIQVEYICYEGMIHGFFWMAGIMDKGKQAIEQVAHHLHSAFHNKYDFS; from the coding sequence ATGTTAGATCCTCAAGCGAAAGCATTCCTGGATCTGTTAGGGGAAAGGGAACCAACCTCTGCTCTGACACCTGGGCAAAACCGAGTCAGAGCGGCGGAACTGAGAAGACTGGCAGGTCCAGCAGAGCCGGTCGCCAAGGTAGAAGAGTACTTGATTCCCGTGAAAAATGGTGAAATCAAGGTGAGGGTGTATACACCAGAAGGGGAAGGGCTATTTCCAATTTTTATCTACCTTCATGGCGGAGGATGGGTTTTTGGAGATCTTGATAACGCAGACTCACCTTGCCGCAGTCTGGCTAATCAGGCAGAGTGTATTGTGGTGTCCGTAGATTATCGTCTGTCTCCCGAATATAAGTTCCCTACCCCCCTCGAAGATTGTTATGCAGCAGCAAGATGGGTGGCCGATCATGCGAGAGAGTGGAATGGAGATCCGACGAGAATCGCCATCGGTGGGGATAGTGCTGGTGGAAACCTGGCTGCTTCCGTCTCCCTGAAGACAAAAGATCAAGAGGGACTCACTTTTGTGGCACAAATTTTGATCTATCCGGTAACGGATTTCTCTTTTAGTACGTCATCGTACGAGACGAATGGGGAGGGATATTTCCTCACCCGTGATAGTATGGAATGGTTTATTCGTCAATATCTAAATGAAGAAGAAGACAAGCTTAACTTCTACGCAGCACCGCTGCAGGCCGAAGATCTAAGCAAACTTCCCCCGGCACTCGTCATTACGGCAGAGTATGACCCGCTTCGTGACGAGGGATTGGCCTATGCTAATCGGCTACGTCAAGCGAGTATTCAGGTAGAATACATCTGCTACGAAGGAATGATTCACGGATTCTTCTGGATGGCGGGAATTATGGATAAAGGCAAGCAGGCAATTGAACAAGTAGCACATCACTTGCATTCGGCTTTTCATAATAAGTACGATTTTTCATAA
- a CDS encoding NAD(P)/FAD-dependent oxidoreductase, producing the protein MTKTSQSINLDAVVVGAGFSGLYMLYRLREAGFSTRAFEAASDVGGVWYANRYPGARCDSESIIYNYTFSDELLQEWTWTSRFPEQAEILNYLNYVADKFNLRRDIQFNTRITSAHYDEVNNRWRIQTDDGTSLTAKYFITGVGCLSASNIPNFKGLDSFEGEAYHTGHWPHEKVGFRGKRVGVIGTGSSGIQAIPVIAEEAGHLTVFQRTPAYSTPARNYRYDPEFIRQTKANYKEIKRQIRWSKMGYLHTVINDKSALEDTPEERQREYVKVWERGGLGFSQTYNDLLVNGEANETASEFIRSKIGEIVKDPKVTEKLKPTHYYSAKRPVLDTNYYETFNRENVTLVDVKAAPIVEITPKGLRTLEAEYELDVIVFATGYDAMTGPLFKIDIRGKDGVALKEKWANGTLTRTYLGIANAGFPNMFMITGPESPSVLSNVPVSIEQHVEWIGDCIEYLREHEVETIEAKVEAEEAWSKHCKELAESTLLTKVDSWYTGANIKDKPRGFLIYIGGVGEYRKICDEVAAKGYEGFSLIYTPSSETVS; encoded by the coding sequence GTGACAAAAACGAGTCAAAGCATAAACTTGGATGCAGTCGTTGTCGGGGCAGGTTTTTCGGGGTTGTACATGCTATATCGATTACGAGAGGCCGGATTTTCCACCCGTGCTTTTGAGGCCGCATCTGATGTCGGGGGTGTATGGTATGCGAATCGTTATCCTGGAGCGCGATGCGACTCAGAGAGCATCATTTATAATTATACTTTCTCTGATGAGCTACTTCAGGAATGGACATGGACTTCTAGATTTCCAGAACAGGCTGAAATATTAAATTACCTTAATTACGTGGCAGATAAGTTTAACTTGCGCCGTGACATCCAATTCAATACACGCATTACGTCTGCTCATTACGACGAAGTCAATAATAGATGGAGGATCCAAACGGACGATGGCACCAGCTTGACTGCTAAGTACTTCATCACAGGTGTAGGCTGCCTCTCTGCCTCCAATATACCCAACTTTAAGGGCTTAGATAGTTTCGAGGGTGAGGCATACCACACCGGACACTGGCCACATGAAAAGGTAGGCTTCAGGGGGAAGCGTGTCGGTGTGATCGGTACGGGTTCAAGCGGTATCCAGGCTATCCCAGTCATTGCGGAAGAAGCAGGCCACCTTACTGTCTTTCAGCGGACCCCAGCGTACAGTACTCCAGCGAGAAACTATCGGTATGACCCCGAGTTCATACGTCAAACTAAAGCAAACTACAAAGAGATTAAGAGACAAATACGTTGGTCCAAAATGGGCTATCTTCATACGGTGATCAATGATAAATCAGCGCTGGAAGATACACCAGAAGAACGCCAGCGGGAATACGTAAAGGTCTGGGAGAGAGGGGGATTGGGATTTAGCCAAACTTACAATGACTTGTTGGTAAACGGAGAAGCCAACGAAACTGCTAGTGAATTTATCCGCTCTAAGATAGGTGAAATCGTAAAGGACCCAAAGGTGACCGAGAAGCTGAAGCCAACCCATTACTACTCCGCTAAACGGCCAGTCCTGGACACCAATTATTATGAGACGTTTAACCGTGAAAATGTCACCTTGGTAGATGTAAAGGCTGCACCAATTGTGGAGATCACGCCCAAGGGGCTTAGAACCTTGGAAGCGGAGTATGAACTGGATGTCATTGTTTTTGCTACTGGCTACGATGCGATGACAGGACCGTTGTTTAAGATCGATATCCGTGGTAAAGATGGGGTGGCACTAAAGGAGAAATGGGCTAACGGAACACTAACAAGGACGTACCTCGGTATCGCAAATGCCGGTTTTCCGAACATGTTTATGATTACAGGCCCAGAGAGTCCTTCCGTACTATCCAACGTGCCTGTATCTATTGAGCAGCATGTTGAATGGATTGGTGATTGTATCGAGTATCTTCGCGAGCATGAGGTGGAAACGATTGAGGCAAAGGTGGAGGCAGAAGAGGCTTGGAGTAAGCATTGCAAAGAGTTGGCTGAATCCACGCTCCTTACTAAGGTTGACTCTTGGTACACAGGCGCGAATATTAAAGATAAGCCACGTGGATTCCTCATTTATATCGGGGGTGTTGGGGAATACCGTAAGATATGTGACGAAGTCGCGGCTAAAGGCTACGAGGGATTTTCTTTAATATACACGCCCTCAAGCGAGACGGTTTCCTAA